The following coding sequences lie in one Xanthomonas hyacinthi genomic window:
- a CDS encoding Maf family nucleotide pyrophosphatase produces MPRLILASTSVHRRELLQRLRLPFDSVPPQVEETPLPGEAPPALAQRLARAKAAAVAAGAADAWVIGSDQVAELDGQPLGKPGHAAAAQAQLAAMSRRSVRFHTAVCLLRGERALQLCDLTEVRFRVLQAEEIARYVAAEQPLDCAGSFKCEGLGISLFSAIHSQDPTALVGLPLIGLAGLLREAGYVLP; encoded by the coding sequence ATGCCGCGCCTGATCCTGGCCTCCACCTCCGTCCACCGCCGCGAACTGCTGCAGCGCCTGCGCCTGCCCTTCGACAGCGTGCCCCCGCAGGTCGAGGAAACGCCGCTGCCCGGCGAAGCGCCACCGGCGCTGGCGCAGCGCCTGGCGCGGGCCAAGGCCGCCGCGGTGGCGGCCGGCGCCGCCGATGCCTGGGTGATCGGTTCGGACCAGGTCGCCGAACTCGATGGCCAGCCGCTGGGCAAACCCGGCCATGCCGCCGCCGCGCAGGCGCAACTGGCGGCGATGTCCCGGCGCAGCGTGCGCTTCCATACCGCGGTATGCCTGCTGCGCGGCGAACGCGCGCTGCAGCTGTGCGACCTGACCGAAGTGCGCTTCCGCGTGCTGCAGGCCGAGGAGATCGCCCGCTACGTCGCCGCCGAGCAGCCCTTGGACTGCGCCGGCAGCTTCAAGTGCGAAGGCCTGGGCATCAGCCTGTTCAGCGCGATCCACAGCCAGGACCCGACCGCGCTGGTCGGGCTGCCGCTGATCGGCCTGGCCGGACTGCTGCGCGAAGCCGGCTACGTGCTGCCCTGA